One Flavobacteriales bacterium genomic region harbors:
- a CDS encoding ferrous iron transport protein A has translation MRNLLHLKPGEKGTIQSIVDRHISLKLMEMGCSSGAEVVMGRAAPFGDPITIMVSGSRISMRKSEAASILLAERATTDSLR, from the coding sequence GTGAGAAATCTGCTTCACCTTAAACCCGGAGAAAAGGGAACCATTCAATCCATCGTTGATCGCCATATTTCACTTAAATTAATGGAAATGGGATGCTCTTCCGGAGCAGAAGTCGTCATGGGCAGGGCTGCACCATTCGGGGATCCGATCACAATTATGGTATCCGGCTCCAGGATCAGCATGCGCAAATCCGAAGCTGCTTCTATTCTTCTGGCAGAACGCGCAACAACCGATTCACTTAGGTGA
- a CDS encoding ABC transporter permease gives MNVFYHLGNYSLFLLQVFKKPEKAAIYRRQISLEIDTIGLGSLGIVVLISVFMGAVITIQTASGIDSDLIPAYAIGFATRESVILELSPTIIALILAGKVGSNIASEMGTMRVSEQIDALEIMGVNSAAYLTFPKIIAAVLINPVLVAISMCVAITGGWLAGTMAGVVTSRNFIYGIQYDFDPFNVTYAFIKTVVFAFIITSVSAYHGYNTKRGSLEVGHSSTKAVVFSSVGILITNYILTQLLLI, from the coding sequence ATGAATGTATTTTACCATTTGGGGAATTATAGTCTGTTCCTTCTACAGGTGTTCAAAAAGCCGGAAAAAGCCGCCATTTACAGAAGGCAGATTTCCCTTGAGATAGACACGATCGGTCTGGGTTCTCTGGGAATTGTGGTGTTGATCTCGGTGTTCATGGGTGCGGTGATCACTATTCAGACGGCTTCGGGTATAGACAGCGATCTGATCCCCGCTTATGCGATTGGGTTTGCCACACGTGAATCCGTTATTCTTGAACTTTCGCCAACCATTATCGCTTTGATCCTTGCCGGAAAAGTGGGCTCCAATATTGCCAGTGAAATGGGTACCATGAGAGTGAGCGAGCAGATTGATGCACTGGAAATCATGGGTGTGAATTCAGCGGCCTACCTCACGTTTCCCAAGATCATTGCTGCGGTATTGATAAATCCCGTGTTGGTAGCCATCAGCATGTGTGTAGCTATAACCGGTGGTTGGTTGGCAGGAACAATGGCCGGCGTTGTAACTTCCAGGAACTTTATTTATGGGATTCAATATGACTTCGATCCGTTTAACGTGACCTACGCATTTATAAAAACAGTGGTCTTTGCGTTTATCATTACCTCTGTTTCCGCCTACCATGGTTATAACACCAAAAGAGGATCACTCGAAGTGGGGCATTCCAGCACCAAGGCTGTTGTATTCAGCAGCGTGGGTATCCTGATCACCAATTACATCCTCACCCAATTATTGTTAATATGA
- a CDS encoding pyridoxal phosphate-dependent aminotransferase has protein sequence MKVSQMAESLIGSEIIKLAQEINEKISKGEKVYNLTIGDFNPKVFPIPSELKEEIIRAINEDETNYPVPNGMPALRGAISEYLQARMGVSYNEQEIVVSGGARPLIYSAYRALVDEGDTVLFPVPSWNNNHYAHMLGAKAVWVETKPENNFMPTAAELKPYIGEASLLGLCSPLNPTGTVFTKEALEEICQLVVKENEARLQSGRKPLYLLYDQIYWVLTHGDTVHHDPVTINPAMRPYTVFVDGMSKAFAATGIRVGWSFGPERIIQKMKGILSHVGAWSPKAEQVAAGRYLKRTEDVDRFLTSFKTAVMDRLEGFYKGFSDLKSEGFPVDAIAPQAAIYLTIKIDLKGKKLPDGTVISTTQQTTKYLLEEAKMGIVPFNAFGASNDSAWYRLSVGTCRMEDVADAIASLRSALSKLS, from the coding sequence TTGAAAGTCTCCCAAATGGCCGAGTCACTGATCGGCTCGGAGATCATCAAACTGGCCCAGGAGATCAATGAAAAAATCAGTAAGGGAGAGAAGGTATACAATCTCACCATCGGTGATTTCAACCCCAAGGTATTCCCCATTCCCTCTGAATTGAAAGAGGAAATCATCCGTGCCATTAATGAGGATGAAACCAACTATCCCGTACCCAACGGTATGCCGGCCCTCAGAGGCGCCATTTCCGAATACCTGCAGGCCAGAATGGGTGTAAGCTATAATGAACAGGAGATTGTGGTATCCGGAGGTGCAAGGCCCTTGATCTATTCCGCTTATCGCGCCCTGGTAGATGAAGGTGATACCGTATTGTTCCCGGTACCTTCGTGGAACAACAACCACTATGCACACATGCTGGGTGCAAAGGCCGTGTGGGTGGAAACCAAGCCGGAAAACAACTTCATGCCTACGGCGGCTGAATTGAAACCGTACATTGGAGAGGCAAGCCTCCTGGGACTATGCTCTCCACTTAATCCTACCGGCACCGTATTTACCAAAGAAGCTTTGGAAGAAATCTGCCAGTTGGTTGTCAAGGAAAATGAAGCTCGTCTGCAAAGCGGAAGGAAACCACTATACCTGCTGTATGATCAGATTTATTGGGTATTAACCCATGGCGATACCGTTCACCATGACCCGGTAACGATCAATCCTGCCATGCGCCCCTATACCGTTTTTGTTGACGGGATGTCCAAGGCTTTTGCAGCCACAGGGATTCGGGTAGGATGGTCTTTCGGCCCTGAACGGATCATTCAGAAAATGAAGGGCATCTTATCCCATGTTGGCGCGTGGTCTCCCAAAGCCGAGCAGGTGGCAGCAGGCCGGTACCTGAAACGCACAGAAGATGTTGATCGCTTTCTTACAAGCTTTAAAACCGCGGTAATGGACCGTCTGGAAGGTTTTTATAAAGGTTTTTCTGACCTTAAAAGTGAAGGCTTTCCTGTTGATGCTATTGCTCCGCAAGCTGCCATCTACCTGACTATAAAGATTGATCTGAAAGGAAAAAAATTGCCGGATGGTACGGTGATCAGCACGACACAGCAGACCACCAAATACCTGCTGGAAGAAGCAAAAATGGGCATTGTTCCTTTCAATGCATTCGGTGCATCCAATGACTCCGCCTGGTATCGCCTCTCCGTTGGCACATGCCGGATGGAAGATGTGGCCGACGCCATTGCCAGTTTACGTAGTGCACTTTCCAAACTTAGCTAA
- the feoB gene encoding ferrous iron transport protein B, giving the protein MKGNTLTPSRLTRIALIGNPNTGKSSLFNALTGLRQKTGNFPGVTVDKKTGRFTHSSPAAAKTFEITDLPGTYSLIPSSPDEQVTTRFITNHDQDALPDCVLVIADATQLKRSLLICTQVIDLGLPTVLALNMSDIAQRKGITILVDVLSAQLGVPVVAVDARSGTGISRLKEVLSLTNQGTLKAFHPGKKQSAGSHDIPYLKDLLLQVQQQLSHGPDLDENTHEAILEDTRERQVKIDRLVDHIQTRNEGSGKDLTTMLDGVLTHPLWGYLIFLGLMLLIFQAIFSWAQWPMDLIDMGMTNAGIAMKEFLPDHFISRLLVDGVWAGLSGILVFVPQIALLFTFIGLLEDSGYMARVSMIMDRLMRSFGLGGRSVIPLIGGMACAIPAIMSTRIIGHARERLITTLVIPFTTCSARLPVYTLLISLVIPEDQMLGPFNLQGLVFLGLYLLGFAMALLAAAILHLLFRKREKSVFIMEIPEFRRPHVGNILNTVLEKVRIFVTDAGKIIIGVSMVLWFLSSYGPTPESSGSADPPATTLETSWAGQIGKTIEPVIKPLGFDWKIGIALITSFAAREIFVGTMATLYSIEDQDNEQSLRQKLLSERIPGTNKPRYTLAVGLSLMIFYAFALQCVSTLAVVYRETKSLKWPILQFSIMGILAYFASLITYQLFS; this is encoded by the coding sequence GTGAAAGGAAATACATTAACGCCTTCCCGTTTGACCCGGATCGCACTGATCGGTAATCCCAATACCGGGAAAAGCAGCTTATTTAATGCGCTGACCGGACTCAGGCAAAAGACCGGAAATTTCCCGGGGGTAACGGTAGATAAAAAGACAGGAAGATTTACACACAGTTCACCGGCAGCAGCAAAAACCTTTGAGATCACTGATCTGCCCGGCACTTACAGTCTGATCCCATCCTCTCCGGATGAACAGGTCACCACCCGGTTCATCACCAATCATGATCAAGACGCCTTACCCGATTGCGTTCTGGTAATTGCCGATGCCACCCAGCTCAAAAGGAGCCTTCTCATATGTACCCAGGTTATCGACCTGGGACTTCCTACCGTATTGGCACTGAACATGTCCGATATCGCGCAACGAAAAGGGATCACAATCCTGGTGGATGTACTGAGCGCCCAACTGGGCGTTCCTGTGGTAGCGGTAGATGCGCGTTCGGGGACGGGCATATCCAGACTAAAGGAAGTACTCTCATTGACCAACCAGGGAACCCTCAAAGCGTTTCATCCGGGAAAAAAACAAAGTGCCGGATCCCACGATATCCCATACCTGAAAGATCTCCTTCTTCAGGTCCAACAACAATTATCACACGGGCCGGATCTGGATGAAAATACACATGAAGCGATTCTTGAGGATACCCGGGAACGCCAGGTTAAGATCGACAGGCTGGTTGATCATATTCAAACCCGTAATGAAGGCTCCGGAAAGGATTTGACTACGATGCTGGATGGTGTTCTCACTCATCCGTTATGGGGATACCTCATCTTTTTGGGACTTATGCTGCTGATATTTCAGGCGATCTTCAGTTGGGCACAGTGGCCGATGGACCTGATCGATATGGGCATGACCAATGCAGGCATAGCCATGAAAGAATTTCTCCCTGATCACTTCATCTCTCGCCTCCTGGTAGATGGTGTTTGGGCCGGATTGAGCGGTATATTGGTATTTGTTCCGCAAATCGCGCTGTTGTTCACGTTTATCGGCTTATTGGAAGACAGCGGCTATATGGCCCGGGTAAGCATGATCATGGATCGCTTGATGCGGAGCTTCGGTCTTGGCGGAAGATCGGTTATTCCCCTGATCGGCGGTATGGCCTGTGCCATTCCGGCCATCATGTCCACCCGCATTATCGGTCATGCGAGGGAACGATTGATCACCACGCTGGTCATCCCCTTTACCACCTGCTCCGCACGCTTACCGGTATATACACTTCTGATCTCCCTCGTTATTCCGGAAGATCAGATGCTGGGCCCGTTCAACCTCCAGGGTCTGGTATTTCTGGGTTTATATCTGCTTGGCTTTGCCATGGCCCTGCTGGCCGCCGCCATTCTGCATCTTTTATTTCGAAAGAGGGAAAAGAGTGTATTTATCATGGAGATACCTGAATTCCGAAGACCCCACGTAGGGAATATTCTGAATACCGTCTTGGAGAAGGTCCGGATATTTGTAACTGATGCCGGTAAGATCATCATCGGTGTTTCCATGGTATTATGGTTTTTATCGTCCTATGGGCCTACCCCCGAGAGTTCCGGATCGGCTGATCCACCTGCAACAACACTGGAAACAAGCTGGGCCGGACAGATTGGTAAAACGATTGAACCGGTCATCAAACCATTGGGCTTTGACTGGAAGATAGGGATCGCCCTGATCACGTCATTTGCCGCCAGGGAGATATTTGTAGGCACCATGGCCACACTTTATAGCATAGAAGACCAGGATAACGAACAATCGTTGCGGCAAAAACTACTCAGCGAACGGATTCCCGGGACCAATAAACCGAGGTATACACTGGCAGTCGGACTTTCTTTGATGATATTTTATGCCTTTGCATTGCAATGTGTTAGCACCCTGGCGGTGGTATACCGGGAAACAAAAAGTTTAAAATGGCCCATTCTACAGTTCTCAATTATGGGGATTCTTGCTTACTTTGCAAGTCTGATAACCTACCAACTGTTCAGCTAA
- a CDS encoding SprT-like domain-containing protein, with amino-acid sequence MAFRWSRIPYDVIRHHIPENAWLLLLPLIEGQPLHIILWDHRQSKFGDYRSPDNHGIHRISVNKSQNHYSFLITLIHELAHMMVYERYGQNKQPHGREWKHVFRSMLMPFIQAGCFPPDLTRELHRHLENPKATTASDLSLSKMLSSYDSDGGVLLEDVPTDTVFRLENGMVFRKGEKRRSRYSCTRIQDDRLYYVNALARVEVV; translated from the coding sequence ATGGCTTTCAGGTGGTCCCGCATTCCGTATGATGTGATTCGTCATCATATTCCGGAAAATGCCTGGCTGTTGTTACTGCCCTTGATAGAAGGGCAACCGCTTCACATTATTTTATGGGATCACCGCCAGTCCAAGTTCGGTGATTACCGGTCTCCGGACAACCACGGGATCCATCGCATATCCGTGAATAAAAGTCAGAATCACTATTCGTTTCTCATTACCCTTATCCACGAGCTGGCGCACATGATGGTTTATGAACGCTATGGCCAGAACAAACAACCGCACGGCCGTGAATGGAAACATGTTTTTCGCTCCATGCTTATGCCGTTCATCCAGGCCGGGTGTTTCCCACCTGATCTGACCAGGGAATTGCACCGTCATTTGGAAAACCCCAAAGCGACCACCGCTTCTGATCTATCCTTGTCTAAAATGCTCTCATCGTATGATTCGGATGGGGGTGTCCTTCTGGAAGATGTACCAACGGATACGGTCTTCAGACTGGAGAACGGCATGGTATTCCGCAAAGGAGAAAAACGCAGAAGCAGATATTCCTGCACAAGGATCCAGGATGACCGGCTGTACTATGTGAATGCACTTGCACGCGTCGAAGTGGTTTAA
- a CDS encoding mannose-1-phosphate guanylyltransferase — protein sequence MSQSNNTYCVIMAGGIGSRFWPMSRSNRPKQFLDILGTGESLLQQTYRRFLPLCKPENILVVTHASYTDMVMRQLPDLPKENILAEPSRRNTAPCIAFASYKISKFNPNANIIIAPSDHLVTNEKEFVRVMETALQATENQNLLVTLGIKPSRPDTGYGYIQFTQENLPDHEEVHKVKTFTEKPDLDMAHYFMESGEFLWNSGMFVWNVSSILEALERYLPEINAVFLEGVHELNTPGEEAFIAKAYAVCKNISIDYGVMEKAGNVFVLPADFGWSDLGTWGSLYDHMPKDSNGNAIGGNNAILYDSKDCVVQLPGNKLAVLQGLEDFIIVDSENALLVCRKSEEQQIKEFVNEVKVSRGDEFV from the coding sequence ATGTCCCAATCAAACAACACTTATTGCGTGATCATGGCCGGCGGAATCGGAAGCCGCTTCTGGCCGATGAGTCGTTCAAACCGCCCCAAACAGTTCCTGGATATCCTTGGAACCGGAGAAAGTTTATTACAGCAGACTTACCGGCGGTTTTTGCCTCTGTGCAAACCGGAAAACATCCTGGTTGTAACGCATGCGTCATACACAGATATGGTGATGCGCCAACTTCCGGACCTGCCTAAGGAGAATATCCTTGCGGAACCATCCCGCCGGAACACCGCACCGTGCATTGCATTTGCATCATACAAGATCAGTAAGTTCAACCCGAATGCCAATATCATCATCGCTCCTTCGGATCATCTGGTAACCAATGAGAAGGAATTCGTAAGGGTGATGGAAACCGCACTTCAGGCTACGGAGAATCAAAACCTCCTGGTAACACTTGGAATTAAACCCAGCCGACCCGATACCGGTTATGGATACATCCAGTTTACCCAGGAAAACCTTCCGGACCATGAAGAGGTGCACAAGGTCAAGACCTTCACCGAAAAACCGGACCTGGACATGGCCCACTACTTCATGGAAAGCGGAGAGTTCCTGTGGAATTCCGGTATGTTTGTATGGAATGTGAGCAGCATTCTGGAAGCACTGGAAAGATATCTTCCTGAAATCAACGCAGTATTCCTGGAAGGTGTACATGAGTTGAATACACCCGGCGAAGAGGCCTTCATCGCCAAAGCCTATGCGGTTTGTAAAAACATCTCCATCGATTACGGTGTGATGGAAAAGGCCGGAAATGTTTTTGTTTTACCGGCCGATTTCGGCTGGTCCGATCTGGGAACCTGGGGGTCTCTCTATGACCACATGCCCAAAGATTCGAACGGCAATGCCATTGGAGGAAACAACGCCATCCTTTACGATTCAAAGGACTGTGTGGTGCAGCTTCCCGGCAATAAGTTGGCCGTACTACAGGGATTAGAAGATTTTATCATCGTGGATTCTGAGAATGCGTTACTCGTCTGCCGCAAATCGGAGGAGCAGCAGATCAAGGAGTTTGTGAACGAGGTGAAGGTCAGCCGCGGCGACGAATTTGTGTAA